From the genome of Monomorium pharaonis isolate MP-MQ-018 chromosome 2, ASM1337386v2, whole genome shotgun sequence, one region includes:
- the LOC105834483 gene encoding mucin-5AC, producing MDVSFTNVLEGARQYFQGLPVPSTGGGAATSVDHNLHSTSSTNATSSTSATTHDHDASSQPTQSTQSISASANSSSSSSNSSNSNSSSNVQESNRYPADVRPSSSVESSNATAASSFWNPHVEPYAPQPTRVEVPDTRPGDEGSAMEPSSSSSGTITLTEMQPSNYQSSSSVAATSSSFSQRPPPTSSSSSSSTTSSSDHNHHHHQSQLSTSNSSHLHQMQPPQSSHSPGPVYQQLNNVSRTSFSAAEMLASSSSHSASTYQTANNDRQSQPIVVQRTQYYPRYHHPDITKCAPAPYSQSSIYQSANVAQSSNMVQQPSTRPTPAEQNNTTSSNVNINQGHCPPEQQRISGTYGSNIPHAQNSLGGSTMYGSSSLPQNYRSTSQYQQQQQQQQQVHRLAVSASNISDRSHNSDGLHSSTAACSSSSQAVSPRQPGPGSTSSNHIPSQSQSQNLPGHIPSPHPPSVTSVHYHQHQQQQQQQQQQQQHHQQPSSLQQQHPSRINASPHSLGSSYGGRVMPLPPPHGVPSSSSSAAMVNHSQQQQMPPPSSGYHAGTTPSPHHEPSPRHATPSPHHATPSPQRQSPHVSSLHPHASPSPHHTPSPHNSFQPHSPTYPPPPPPPPPQQQQQQQSSAAPVTSQYYQTNYVAAVRDAAMGLPYAPPPPSQSSYHSFQKNPQSESQGANYYSQPNRSHSQSYGMQQMLMPTQQSVYPSTPGSNSLGSYQQNASKHAAYNGADATKRSTIDVTAASYGTHRPPVQRSGNTHNLPPIAALSSYHSNRREPVPKLAQTIARQRIHPTNATNKAPSVVMPPTPSSVTIPPQRHAEYPMTPVSAMNHAIPVNGRTTTVTYGSRYSGQQGYPSSSYATTMAPSHHGNNSASSTTVTTISHGSSSGTRSSVPATHVYQSSDESDRSTGSSYHHHQSSTRITTEGYAYKEYPYQNSASSGSSQTTPAAAMTTSPSPNNAVRKRESPLDLSVKTVKTSADSTAQDDLETINTDKHVSSSSLNTSRNNVNRPMPPPAVVHQSAPAQPSYPSSYDHRPSSNSSRNSLPATCIRASTPQTVCAPKVDFLPDFTSAPLRHQSHHENPLRRSTTQQLYVPSAQPLSSHHTNTSPLPHMSTFKKRPLPTSPLYDGLTIPSSSSSSSSTSASSSYLQTNDSMSSRFSKYHPMMDPSVRLGPPTLPTQDYPADSSKHYLVDSRAKFDQQFSQRERMPLKRAGEPIYNMGSSLSKQARVAWRIPSTEKQIVESKLSTTGALSEQQKRQEMNLSVSLPNGVLAPPGAHDQKTDSGGYLAPESSRYQSVYCDKRTYSESKIVRSSPSSYNYPVISKSAGVHPLPQQLSGTQLTYPSYRQPVPKTTCPPSGISGGQPMDQPSNTGADKRVLSLLRNSLENKQQRDEQLNSQQPILVNHNQQSFQNKVVAPVEPKSIGRHNLSPFTAASLLERNSNTPPHYKFHVPRAVDSITQEVPRSMYASRVNASATLPGKEASLAGPRGAENQIHRDKDDGLAAILAAKIRTKAELKQVGTGQFSTKASSIPSQDVSLATPKEIDSAASTSTPQSGSSVGSPPKLTREKTCLPPRRRLFSRTDEDNIPVAATVPATVASTVPARASGCRSSSETSVFDFRESDSEGEMPVLERQTLEEMRRDRKQLSKVQPPIPLNDAVSMNMASSTDLVKIELKENDKINDIDPFWTNTCDKFMEQLRTGDAVKKRGRRKKVSSIATSKLEDTANDSDKESDANASHSRIKPEDIKKEIPDSSSTEDKNLIFKDIKIKKEPGLKEDDKHSSDDSEEVPLIKRTKQEVKKEDSDCDEEVICRRRRIRRGSRIKLESSSGSESSSEDSDASTEFGRGSSVADRLRARKRSIANVSEGMKLRSRDTTPHKAKTDKESKLTPPKGGTSQKMKPKPLFGDGSDFRPGWEEEVYVYKKSLRMPPRLITVSKPSRFHRLSTSLPDLDPGSPALSVSMDSSDMCLSRNKRDSDMESNYSFMGLGSKIDDEEATSSTTVSCPPKAMMKHFRSENNSIVDVLAQKVGSGSSQKDSKKKQNLKNNKNTNVNKSSNEPELLPTPGFTPLLSSETSKGSKNKIALKNNRNPIKVTNSVLGYFRKETVNNFRDAFKNNHTLPNEFSTLVLKSRTRTETKVLKKETTIREVFGEDRPASAPPMQNHDDTSQDDDSQSETPENTLGKVRTLKQKVVSRLRNAGILRSHKAIMNSKRRLLTAERRKDLLKSLANKKLHRIKTEIEQEEINDPREEENNDMEDDKNDLESRNKKKLKLRPGRRKFRSGFDYIRKKKKPLKKDEALPKERKRQSQANKPSPECVADIQSEIRTWVIKKGVGETILHRAARLGYTDVTAYCLEKLNSAPSPKDNAGYTPLHEACSKGHLEIAKFLLAYGANVSESANGGIRPLHEAAENGATELVRLLLSYGADPLLATYSGQTPLMLAVDTEAHSILEQHLADIQGRTTVPWSFTGPSSILDSEETGYNPLDNVPSDNLESDELDNIEMEVSDINLPVLFTLNNDPDKWVLLQDLMAVLRIKSRDALLRQINPKAYSGPPTIAHRDVMRELKLPDFLEQTRCCHLLSGGERINVRGSKVTLIKYNDKVKSLLNVEKVLISLR from the exons ATGGATGTGAGCTTCACGAACGTGTTAGAGGGGGCTCGCCAGTACTTCCAGGGACTGCCCGTACCGAGTACAGGTGGTGGCGCGGCCACGTCGGTAGATCACAATCTCCACTCGACGTCCTCCACGAATGCCACCTCGTCCACGTCGGCGACGACGCACGATCATGATGCATCGTCACAGCCGACTCAATCAACTCAGTCAATCTCGGCTTCCGCCAATAGCAGCAGCAGTAGTAGCAACAGTAGCAACAGCAATAGCAGTAGCAATGTCCAGGAGTCGAATCGTTACCCTGCCGACGTTCGACCTTCATCGTCCGTGGAAAGTAGCAATGCGACTGCCGCATCTAGCTTCTGGAACCCGCACGTGGAGCCATATGCTCCGCAGCCGACCAGGGTCGAAGTTCCGGATACGAGGCCAGGCGACGAAGGCTCCGCCATGGAGCCTAGTTCCTCTTCCTCGGGCACTATCACTTTAACCGAGATGCAACCTTCAAATTATCAATCCTCCTCCTCTGTTGCCGCAACGTCGTCAAGTTTTTCGCAGAGACCGCCGCCGACATCATCGTCCTCATCGTCGTCGACCACCTCATCTAGCGATCACAATCATCACCATCACCAATCGCAGCTCTCGACGTCAAACTCATCGCATTTGCATCAGATGCAACCGCCCCAATCATCACATTCCCCTGGACCGGTGTATCAACAACTCAATAATGTCAGCAGGACGTCTTTTAGTGCGGCGGAAATGCTCGCCTCTTCCTCGTCGCACTCCGCTTCAACCTATCAGACCGCTAATAACGATAGGCAGTCGCAGCCGATCGTCGTGCAGAGAACTCAGTACTATCCACGTTATCATCACCCAGATATTACGAAATGTGCACCGGCTCCGTATTCGCAGAGTTCTATTTATCAGTCTGCCAATGTAGCGCAGTCCTCGAACATGGTTCAGCAACCGAGCACGAGACCGACACCGGCAGAGCAAAATAATACGACATCGTCCAACGTCAATATCAATCAAGGACATTGTCCCCCGGAACAGCAACGAATATCTGGTACTTACGGTAGCAACATACCACACGCTCAGAATTCTCTCGGCGGATCCACGATGTACGGATCCTCTTCATTGCCTCAAAATTACCGTTCCACGAGCCAAtatcagcagcagcagcagcagcagcagcaagtTCATCGTCTGGCCGTTTCCGCTTCGAATATCAGCGACAGGTCACATAACTCGGATGGGTTGCACTCTTCCACCGCCGCCTGTTCCTCATCGTCGCAGGCAGTCAGCCCGCGTCAGCCCGGACCAGGAAGCACCTCCTCCAATCACATTCCTTCGCAATCGCAGTCGCAAAATCTTCCAGGTCACATTCCTTCACCGCATCCGCCATCCGTCACTTCGGTGCACTATCATCAACatcagcaacagcaacagcagcagcaacagcagcagcaacatcATCAGCAACCGTCGTCtctgcagcagcagcatccTAGTCGTATAAATGCGTCGCCACACTCGCTCGGTTCCTCGTATGGAGGTCGCGTAATGCCACTACCGCCACCGCATGGTGTcccatcgtcgtcgtcctccGCCGCTATGGTGAACCATTCGCAGCAGCAGCAGATGCCACCACCCTCGAGTGGATATCACGCAGGAACGACGCCATCCCCGCATCACGAGCCGTCGCCGCGTCATGCCACACCATCGCCACATCACGCGACTCCATCACCACAGCGGCAGTCGCCTCATGTGTCCAGTTTGCATCCGCACGCCTCTCCGTCTCCTCATCATACACCCTCGCCGCACAATAGCTTCCAGCCACATTCGCCGACTTACCCGCCACCGCCGCCTCCGCCGCCGCCacaacagcaacaacaacagcagTCATCGGCAGCACCAGTCACCTCGCAGTACTACCAAACGAATTACGTGGCGGCGGTTCGTGACGCGGCAATGGGGTTGCCTTACGCACCGCCGCCACCGTCCCAGTCTTCGTACCATTCCTTCCAGAAGAACCCGCAATCGGAGTCTCAGGGGGCTAACTATTATTCCCAGCCAAATCGGTCTCATAGTCAATCTTACGGCATGCAGCAGATGTTGATGCCAACGCAGCAGTCGGTATACCCCAGTACCCCCGGTAGTAACAGTTTAGGTAGCTACCAACAAAACGCTAGTAAACATGCGGCATATAATGGTGCGGATGCGACAAAGAGAAGCACGATTGACGTTACGGCGGCATCCTATGGTACACATCGGCCGCCCGTACAGAGGAGCGGGAACACACATAATTTGCCGCCTATCGCCGCTCTTTCGTCTTATCATTCCAATAGGCGGGAACCCGTGCCGAAATTGGCACAGACGATAGCACGACAACGAATACATCCGACGAACGCAACCAACAAAGCCCCGTCTGTCGTGATGCCGCCGACACCTTCGTCTGTGACGATACCTCCTCAGAGGCACGCCGAATACCCAATGACTCCGGTCTCGGCTATGAACCATGCGATACCAGTGAACGGTAGAACGACTACTGTGACGTATGGTTCGCGATATAGTGGTCAACAAGGTTATCCATCGTCGTCATATGCCACCACGATGGCGCCTAGTCATCATGGTAATAACTCTGCTAGCAGCACCACAGTGACCACTATTAGTCATGGTAGTTCAAGTGGCACGAGGTCTTCCGTTCCAGCGACTCACGTGTATCAGTCTTCCGACGAGTCGGATCGATCAACAGGATCGTCCTATCACCATCATCAGTCATCAACACGAATAACGACTGAAGGCTATGCCTACAAAGAATATCCCTATCAGAACTCAGCGTCATCCGGTAGTAGTCAAACGACCCCGGCGGCTGCTATGACGACTTCACCATCGCCAAACAATGCAGTCCGCAAGAGGGAGTCGCCTCTGGATTTGTCTGTGAAAACAGTTAAAACTTCGGCCGATTCTACGGCGCAGGATGACCTCGAGACTATCAACACTGACAAACATGTTAGTAGTTCGAGTCTGAATACATCTAGGAATAATGTAAACAGACCGATGCCACCCCCGGCTGTTGTGCATCAATCGGCACCGGCGCAACCGTCATACCCGTCGTCGTACGACCATAGACCTTCGAGTAACAGTTCGAGGAATTCTCTGCCCGCGACCTGTATTCGGGCATCGACACCTCAAACGGTATGTGCACCTAAGGTCGATTTTCTACCAGATTTTACCTCGGCGCCGCTCCGTCATCAGTCACATCACGAGAACCCCCTACGCAGAAGCACTACGCAGCAGCTTTACGTTCCATCAGCGCAGCCACTCTCATCTCATCACACAAACACCTCTCCACTGCCTCATATGTCCACGTTTAAGAAGCGTCCACTGCCCACGTCACCATTGTATGATGGTTTGACAATACCATCTTCGTCATCTTCGTCATCTTCAACGTCTGCGTCTTCATCATACCTTCAGACGAATGATTCTATGTCCTCGAGGTTCTCCAAGTATCACCCGATGATGGATCCATCTGTACGGCTCGGTCCACCTACGCTACCTACACAGGATTACCCAGCTGACTCGAGCAAGCACTATTTAGTAGACAGTAGGGCTAAGTTCGATCAGCAATTTTCTCAACGCGAACGAATGCCGTTGAAAAGAGCCGGAGAGCCGATTTATAACATGGGGAGTTCTCTTAGCAAACAGGCCAGAGTCGCTTGGCGAATACCGAGTACCGAAAAGCAAATTGTCGAATCAAAGTTGTCAACTACGGGTGCATTGAGCGAACAGCAGAAACGGCAAGAAATGAATTTATCGGTTTCGTTGCCGAACGGAGTTCTAGCGCCACCCGGTGCCCACGATCAAAAAACCGACAGTGGCGGTTATTTGGCGCCGGAATCGTCTAGATATCAGTCGGTATACTGTGATAAAAGGACCTATTCAGAGTCTAAAATTGTACGCAGCTCACCGTCATCATACAATTATCCGGTGATCTCGAAATCTGCGGGCGTACATCCGTTACCGCAACAACTGAGTGGTACGCAACTGACTTATCCGAGTTATCGCCAACCAGTTCCAAAGACGACATGTCCGCCGAGTGGGATATCCGGCGGCCAACCGATGGATCAACCTAGCAACACTGGCGCTGACAAAAGAGTGCTTAGCTTGTTGAGGAACAGCTTGGAGAATAAGCAACAGAGGGATGAACAGCTCAACAGCCAGCAGCCTATTTTGGTCAATCATAATCAGCAGAGCTTCCAGAATAAG GTCGTCGCGCCAGTTGAGCCTAAGAGCATCGGCAGGCACAATCTGTCACCATTCACGGCGGCGAGTTTGCTTGAGCGTAACAGCAACACGCCGCCGCATTACAAGTTCCACGTTCCACGAGCAGTAGACTCAATCACTCAGGAAGTGCCACGCAGCATGTATGCCTCGAGAGTGAACGCATCTGCCACGCTACCTGGCAAGGAGGCTTCCCTCGCGGGACCACGTGGTGCCGAGAACCAAATCCACCGTGACAAGGACGACGGCCTCGCCGCTATCTTAGCTGCAAAGATTAGGACGAAGGCGGAATTGAAACAA GTTGGAACCGGCCAATTTTCAACAAAAGCATCTTCTATACCTTCTCAGGATGTGTCTTTGGCGACGCCGAAAG AGATCGATAGTGCGGCTTCGACGTCGACGCCACAGTCTGGCTCATCCGTGGGTAGCCCACCAAAATTAACGCGCGAGAAAACCTGTTTGCCGCCCAGAAGACGCTTATTTTCAAGAACCGATGAAGACAATATACCGGTAGCGGCGACGGTACCCGCTACAGTCGCATCTACAGTTCCGGCTAGAGCGAGTGGATGTAGAAGTTCCTCCGAAACGTCGGTCTTCGACTTCCGGGAGAGCGACTCTGAAGGCGAGATGCCAGTTCTTGAGCGACAAACCTTGGAGGAAATGAGAAGAGACAGGAAACAGTTGTCCAAAGTGCAACCTCCTATACCTCTCAATGATGCTGTATCTATGAACATGGCATCCTCAACGGATCTCGTGAAGATAGAACTAAAG gaaaacgataaaattaatgacattGATCCATTCTGGACTAACACTTGTGATAAGTTTATGGAGCAATTACGCACGGGTGATGCGGTAAAGAAACGAGGACGTAGGAAAAAAGTGAGCAGTATTGCAACATCGAAACTTGAAGATACGGCCAATGATAGCGATAAAGAATCGGATGCCAATGCATCACATTCTCGAATCAAACCTGAAGATATCAAGAAGGAGATACCGGATTCATCTAGTAcggaagataaaaatttaattttcaaggaCATTAAGATCAAGAAAGAGCCTGGACTGAAAGAAGATGACAAACACTCAAGCGATGATTCAGAAGAAGTCccattaattaaaagaacaaaacaGGAAGTGAAGAAAGAAGATAGTGATTGTGATGAGGAAGTGATATGTCGAAGAAGACGTATTCGTCGTGGCAGCAGAATCAAACTTGAGTCTTCTAGCGGTAGCGAATCCTCGAGTGAAGACAGCGACGCCAGTACAGAGTTCGGTCGTGGTTCCTCAGTGGCTGATAGACTTCGCGCTAGGAAGCGATCCATAGCTAACGTATCCGAAGGAATGAAGCTTCGTTCAAGAGATACTACTCCTCATAAGGCAAAGACGGACAAGGAATCTAAATTGACGCCTCCCAAAGGAGGAACGTCTCAAAAAATGAAACCGAAACCATTGTTCGGTGACGGTAGCGATTTCAGACCCGGTTGGGAAGAAGAAGtttatgtgtacaaaaaatcttTAAGGATGCCACCCAGGTTAATAACAGTATCAAAACCATCACGCTTTCATCGACTGTCCACATCGTTGCCTGACTTGGATCCTGGTTCGCCGGCATTGTCCGTTTCGATGGACAGTTCCGACATGTGTCTTAGCCGTAATAAGAGAGATAGCGACATGGAGTCCAATTACAGTTTCATGGGACTTGGTAGTAAGATTGATGACGAGGAGGCGACCTCGTCAACAACAGTTTCCTGTCCTCCGAAAGCTATGATGAAACATTTCCGATCGGAGAACAATTCTATCGTTGATGTTCTTGCGCAGAAAGTCGGAAGTGGTAGTAGTCAGAAAGATTCGAAAAAGAAGCagaatcttaaaaataataaaaacactaACGTTAACAAAAGTAGCAATGAGCCGGAACTTTTACCAACACCGGGTTTTACGCCGCTTCTATCATCCGAAACATCGAAGGGctctaaaaacaaaattgcattgaaaaataatagaaatccGATTAAAGTTACCAATTCCGTCCTCGGTTATTTCCGCAAAGAGACAGTCAATAATTTCCGTGACGCGTTTAAGAATAATCACACGTTACCCAATGAATTCTCCACTCTAGTATTGAAGAGCAGAACGAGAACGGAGACGAAAGTTCTGAAGAAAGAAACGACTATTCGTGAAGTGTTCGGCGAAGATAGACCTGCGTCAGCTCCACCGATGCAGAATCACGATGACACGTCGCAGGACGACGATTCACAAAGCGAAACGCCGGAGAATACATTGGGTAAGGTACGAACGTTGAAGCAAAAAGTTGTGTCCCGTTTGAGAAACGCTGGTATACTACGAAGCCACAAAGCGATTATGAATTCAAAACGTCGTCTATTAACTGCTGAAAGGCGAAAGGATCTACTCAAGTCGCttgctaataaaaaattacatcgtATCAAGACTGAAATAgaacaagaagaaataaatgacCCCAGAGAGGAGGAAAATAACGATATGGAGGATGACAAGAATGATTTGGAGAGtcgtaataaaaagaaattgaagcTTCGACCTGGTCGACGGAAATTCCGTTCTGGATTCGATTATATTCGTAAAAAGAAGAAGCCGCTAAAGAAAGATGAAGCGTTgccaaaagaaagaaaaagg CAAAGCCAAGCTAACAAACCAAGTCCGGAATGCGTAGCCGATATTCAGTCTGAAATCAGGACATGGGTTATCAAGAAAGGCGTCGGGGAAACCATATTACATCGTGCTGCCCGTCTCGGTTACACG GACGTGACTGCTTATTGCCTAGAAAAGCTCAATAGTGCGCCGAGTCCCAAAGACAACGCGGGATATACACCGCTTCATGAGGCATGTTCCAAGGGTCATTTAGAGATTGCAAAATTCTTATTGGCTTATGGTGCGAATGTTAGCGAAAGTGCTAATGGTGGTATCAG GCCACTTCATGAAGCGGCGGAGAATGGTGCTACGGAACTTGTGCGATTATTGTTATCTTACGGTGCCGATCCACTATTGGCTACTTATTCTGGACAAACGCCTTTGATGCTAGCTGTTGACACCGAGGCTCATTCCATTCTAGAACAGCATCTGGCAGACATCCAAGGTCGTACCACTGTACCATGGTCATTCACCGGTCCATCTTCTATTTTAG attcaGAAGAGACGGGCTACAATCCGCTCGATAATGTTCCATCGGATAATCTTGAATCAGATGAGTTAGATAATATCGAAATGGAAGTAAGCGACATCAATCTGCCTGTTCTTTTCACTTTGAACAACGATCCCGATAAATGGGTGTTACTTCAAGATCTCATGGCGGTTTTGAGAATAAAAAGCCGTGACGCTCTTCTCCGCCAAATTAATCCAAAAGCATATTCTGGGCCACCTACGATTGCGCATCGCGATGTGATGCGTGAATTGAAGCTACCAGATTTCTTGGAACAAACTCGCTGCTGTCATCTGCTGAGCGGTGGCGAAAGAATCAATGTGCGTGGCTCCAAGGTCACACTTATCAAGTACAACGACAAGGTGAAGTCCCTGCTGAACGTGGAGAAAGTGTTGATTAGTCTTAGGTGA